One window from the genome of Haloprofundus halobius encodes:
- a CDS encoding PRC-barrel domain containing protein — MERTVTFTDSDEGKRVVDASGAEVGRVVDVRHGTAYVDPDPSVFETLKAKLGWEDADEASDAYPIQTAEVQEVTDDEVRLARF; from the coding sequence ATGGAACGAACAGTAACGTTCACCGATAGTGACGAAGGAAAGCGCGTCGTGGATGCAAGCGGTGCCGAGGTCGGTCGTGTCGTCGACGTTCGTCACGGAACGGCGTACGTCGATCCCGACCCGAGCGTCTTCGAGACGCTCAAAGCGAAGTTGGGGTGGGAAGACGCCGACGAAGCGTCGGACGCTTACCCGATTCAGACCGCCGAGGTGCAGGAAGTGACCGACGACGAGGTGCGGCTCGCCCGCTTCTGA
- a CDS encoding DsbA family oxidoreductase yields the protein MSEQSQAAVTVFSDYVCPFCYLGRESLRQYQQSRGDELTIDWHPFDLRAQKRGPDDEIDQTADDGKDDEYYRQAKENVRRLQERYGVEMTVDIATDIDSLDAQVASYYVKEHYPYETWLEFDEAIFDALWKQGRDIGEQKLLVELATEAGVDGDEVRSAFDDETLRDEVHGEFREAHQQGVSGVPTFAYDGYAARGAVPPGQLKRLVEGV from the coding sequence ATGAGTGAGCAGTCGCAGGCGGCGGTCACCGTCTTCTCGGACTACGTCTGTCCGTTCTGCTACCTGGGTCGCGAGTCGCTCAGGCAGTACCAGCAGTCTCGGGGCGATGAACTAACCATCGACTGGCATCCGTTCGACCTTCGGGCCCAGAAGCGAGGCCCCGACGACGAGATCGACCAGACGGCCGACGACGGCAAAGACGACGAGTACTACCGGCAGGCCAAAGAGAACGTCCGGCGACTCCAAGAGCGCTACGGCGTCGAGATGACGGTCGACATCGCGACCGATATCGACTCGCTCGACGCGCAGGTCGCGTCGTACTACGTCAAAGAACACTACCCCTACGAGACGTGGCTCGAGTTCGACGAGGCCATCTTCGACGCGCTCTGGAAACAGGGGAGAGACATCGGCGAGCAAAAGCTCCTCGTCGAGCTCGCCACAGAAGCGGGAGTCGACGGCGACGAGGTACGGTCGGCGTTCGACGACGAAACGCTCCGAGACGAGGTTCACGGGGAGTTCCGAGAAGCCCACCAGCAGGGAGTCAGCGGCGTCCCGACGTTCGCCTACGACGGCTACGCCGCCCGTGGCGCCGTCCCACCGGGGCAGTTGAAGCGTCTCGTCGAAGGCGTCTGA
- a CDS encoding cbb3-type cytochrome c oxidase subunit I has product MRSVAADGGYLSGLGFESEKPAGLFRWLTTVDHKDIGVLYIAFAAGAALWGGTDAMMIRTELFTAGTDVWSPETYNALFTAHGFTMLFFFATPAFTGLANYFIPILIGADDMAFPRINAIAFWLLPPSLLLVRGGLVTEVLGKMLAAVGVRWELLFSLEPPTTGWTLYTPHSALLANPQVDLVLLGLHLSGLATVMAAINIIVTIFTERGENVTWSNLDIFSWTLLTTSGIILFAFPVLGSSLLMLVADRNFGTTFFAVDGGGPILWQHLFWFFGHPEVYILVLPAFGLVSLILPKFAGRKLFGFKFIVYSTLAIGVLSFGVWAHHMFSTGMDPRLRSSFMAVSLAIAIPSAVKTFNWMATLWGGNVRWAAPQIFCVGGIMTFIVGGVTGVFLASIPVDLVLHDTYYVVGHFHFIVMGVITFAAFAASYYWFPLLTGRMFNRRLGRIHGYLSIVGVFLAFLPMILIGYEGLPRRYASYPESFVPLQQVSSFGALIIGIGVLIWLTNMVQSYRLGPIVTDADVWNLRESGQFSREWQWFETQLEERTKFRR; this is encoded by the coding sequence ATGCGAAGCGTCGCCGCCGACGGTGGCTACCTCTCGGGTCTCGGCTTCGAATCCGAGAAACCTGCTGGTCTCTTTCGGTGGCTGACCACCGTCGACCACAAGGACATCGGCGTCCTCTACATCGCCTTCGCCGCCGGGGCGGCGCTGTGGGGCGGGACGGACGCGATGATGATTCGCACCGAACTGTTCACCGCCGGAACCGACGTGTGGAGTCCGGAGACGTACAACGCGCTCTTCACCGCCCACGGGTTCACGATGCTGTTCTTCTTCGCGACGCCCGCGTTCACCGGTCTCGCGAACTACTTCATCCCGATTCTCATCGGCGCCGACGACATGGCGTTCCCGCGCATCAACGCCATCGCCTTCTGGTTGCTCCCGCCGTCGCTGTTGCTCGTTCGCGGCGGACTCGTCACGGAGGTGCTCGGCAAGATGCTCGCCGCCGTCGGCGTCCGCTGGGAACTCTTGTTCTCGCTGGAGCCGCCGACGACGGGGTGGACGCTGTACACACCCCACTCGGCGCTGCTCGCGAACCCACAGGTCGACCTCGTCCTCCTCGGATTACACCTGAGCGGACTCGCGACGGTCATGGCCGCCATCAACATCATCGTCACCATCTTCACCGAACGCGGGGAGAACGTCACGTGGTCGAACCTCGACATCTTCTCGTGGACGCTGCTCACGACCAGCGGCATCATCCTCTTCGCGTTCCCCGTGCTCGGCAGTTCGCTTCTGATGCTCGTCGCCGACCGCAACTTCGGGACGACGTTCTTCGCCGTCGACGGCGGCGGCCCCATCCTCTGGCAACACCTGTTTTGGTTCTTCGGCCATCCTGAAGTCTATATCCTCGTCCTCCCGGCGTTCGGCCTCGTGAGCCTCATCCTCCCGAAGTTCGCGGGCCGAAAGCTGTTCGGCTTCAAGTTCATCGTCTACTCGACGCTGGCCATCGGCGTGCTCTCGTTCGGCGTCTGGGCGCACCACATGTTCTCGACAGGGATGGACCCGCGATTGCGCTCCTCGTTCATGGCCGTCTCGCTCGCCATCGCCATCCCCAGCGCCGTCAAGACGTTCAACTGGATGGCGACGCTCTGGGGCGGGAACGTCCGTTGGGCCGCGCCGCAAATATTCTGCGTCGGCGGCATCATGACGTTCATCGTCGGCGGCGTGACCGGCGTGTTCCTCGCCTCGATTCCGGTCGACCTCGTGCTGCACGACACCTACTACGTCGTCGGCCACTTCCACTTCATCGTGATGGGCGTCATCACGTTCGCCGCCTTCGCCGCCAGTTACTACTGGTTCCCGCTGCTGACCGGGCGGATGTTCAACCGCCGACTCGGTCGCATCCACGGCTACCTCAGCATCGTCGGCGTGTTCCTCGCGTTCCTACCGATGATTCTCATCGGCTACGAGGGCCTCCCGCGTCGGTACGCGTCGTATCCGGAGTCGTTCGTGCCGCTCCAGCAGGTGTCGTCGTTCGGCGCGCTCATCATCGGCATCGGCGTCCTCATCTGGCTCACCAACATGGTACAGTCGTACCGCCTCGGCCCCATCGTCACCGACGCCGACGTGTGGAACCTCCGCGAAAGCGGCCAGTTCTCCCGCGAGTGGCAGTGGTTCGAGACGCAACTCGAAGAGCGGACGAAGTTCCGCCGCTAA
- a CDS encoding DUF6789 family protein, whose amino-acid sequence MKRPLAAITGGVTGIAVMSVLLLFLEVETRSNLAIFEAVARFAGMPGNVAFGFVLFVLAGVFAWPLAFMALEEYIPGGPDPATRGMVLAVVLWVVFVLTGRGDLSGGLLAIYVIFTLLAHLCYGFLLGAVYGRLTSGGPLEAERYDPTDVSQ is encoded by the coding sequence ATGAAACGTCCGCTCGCCGCGATCACGGGAGGCGTCACCGGCATCGCCGTGATGTCCGTGCTGTTGCTGTTTCTGGAGGTAGAGACCCGTTCGAACCTCGCTATCTTCGAGGCCGTCGCTCGCTTCGCCGGGATGCCCGGCAACGTCGCGTTCGGCTTCGTCCTGTTCGTCCTCGCGGGCGTCTTCGCGTGGCCGCTGGCGTTCATGGCACTGGAGGAGTACATCCCGGGCGGTCCCGACCCCGCGACACGCGGGATGGTGCTCGCAGTAGTGCTGTGGGTCGTGTTCGTGCTCACCGGCCGCGGCGACCTCTCGGGTGGGTTGCTCGCCATTTACGTCATCTTCACGCTGTTGGCGCACCTCTGCTACGGCTTCCTCCTCGGTGCTGTGTACGGTCGGCTGACCAGCGGCGGACCGCTCGAGGCCGAGCGGTACGATCCGACTGACGTCTCGCAGTAG